In Arcanobacterium wilhelmae, the following are encoded in one genomic region:
- a CDS encoding carbohydrate kinase family protein — protein sequence MSLLVIGEALIDVIEAGGEVTERPGGSPANVAIGVSRLGIPARLLTSFGDDARGEALIDWLGADHVFVERAPAERTASATALIGADGSARYTFDIAWDLAGAAVDVSRVSHVHTGSIGALLEPGATSVLELVRRARGVGAGTEPDAGADVSPESAGVAGATVSYDPNIRPALIEDMVAVRGRVRELIALADVVKCSDEDLAYLFDTDVPDETAVIAYAHEFAATGPALVAVTRGSQGVIAVNRAGDIVRVPAPDVDVVDTVGAGDSFMAALIYQLDRRGLTGAKNRAALNTLGAAELAEICEFAARAAAITCSREGANPPSIDEL from the coding sequence ATGAGTTTGCTGGTGATTGGCGAGGCGCTGATCGATGTGATCGAGGCTGGTGGCGAGGTGACCGAGCGTCCGGGCGGGAGCCCGGCGAATGTGGCGATCGGGGTGTCGCGGCTGGGGATCCCAGCGCGGCTTTTGACGAGTTTTGGCGACGACGCGCGCGGGGAAGCGCTCATCGACTGGCTGGGCGCAGACCATGTGTTCGTCGAGCGTGCGCCCGCCGAGCGCACGGCGAGCGCGACGGCGCTCATCGGCGCGGACGGTTCGGCGCGCTACACCTTCGATATCGCCTGGGATCTCGCGGGCGCGGCGGTGGACGTGAGCCGCGTGAGCCACGTTCACACCGGCTCGATTGGTGCCCTCCTCGAGCCGGGCGCGACGTCGGTGCTCGAGCTGGTGCGGCGGGCCCGGGGCGTTGGTGCTGGTACGGAGCCCGACGCCGGTGCGGACGTTTCGCCCGAAAGCGCGGGCGTCGCCGGTGCCACGGTTTCCTACGACCCGAATATTCGCCCCGCACTGATTGAGGATATGGTGGCCGTACGCGGGCGCGTGCGCGAGCTGATCGCTCTCGCGGACGTGGTGAAATGTTCAGACGAAGATTTGGCGTACCTATTCGACACCGACGTGCCAGATGAAACCGCCGTGATCGCCTACGCGCACGAGTTCGCGGCCACAGGGCCGGCGCTCGTCGCGGTGACCCGCGGCTCGCAGGGCGTGATCGCCGTCAACCGCGCGGGCGATATTGTGCGAGTCCCCGCGCCAGATGTGGACGTTGTGGACACGGTCGGCGCTGGCGATTCATTCATGGCGGCACTGATCTACCAGCTCGACCGGCGCGGCCTGACCGGTGCGAAAAACCGCGCCGCCCTCAACACGCTCGGCGCCGCTGAGCTCGCTGAGATCTGTGAGTTCGCCGCGCGCGCCGCCGCGATCACGTGCTCGCGCGAGGGTGCGAACCCGCCGAGCATCGACGAACTTTAG
- a CDS encoding AAA family ATPase, with the protein MVINPFKPTLGATPPALVGREAVLDEFRFALRNGPGTHERVSVVTGPRGIGKTTLLNAVEDLAAEEGWVFFSETATTGFVNRLIAQAMKELAGFSSSRRVSGAGVQVMGTGVNVQFESQPGMAQLELRSVLTELLDHIDERDKKFGQHTGLLITLDELHHLQRKEVIDLATAVQHLVRENRNISLVMAGIPSSVVPLLANEDGNNPITFLRRANRVVLGNVSDSYVRVGLEKPVTDAGYRWEGPALDSAVNACAGYPFLIQLVGQYSFANASDGVVTASSAESGIETARRKIGQLVHEPALADLSDTDRTFLIAMSQDDGPSAIRDIAERLHVSPQYANTYRKRLIEAEMIESTERGFVDFTLPYIREYLREHYAQHVFFDTDGESDA; encoded by the coding sequence ATGGTCATCAACCCTTTCAAACCTACGCTCGGCGCAACCCCACCCGCACTGGTTGGTCGCGAAGCTGTTCTCGACGAGTTCCGTTTCGCGCTCCGAAACGGACCGGGTACGCATGAACGTGTCAGTGTAGTGACAGGGCCACGAGGGATCGGAAAGACTACCCTACTCAATGCGGTCGAGGATCTCGCAGCGGAAGAAGGCTGGGTATTTTTCAGCGAAACTGCTACCACTGGCTTCGTGAATCGTCTGATTGCCCAAGCAATGAAGGAACTTGCAGGATTTTCATCAAGTAGGCGCGTGAGCGGTGCTGGCGTCCAAGTGATGGGCACAGGAGTGAACGTCCAATTTGAATCACAACCGGGGATGGCACAGCTTGAGCTACGCTCCGTGCTCACGGAACTGCTTGACCATATTGACGAACGCGATAAAAAATTCGGCCAGCATACCGGCCTCCTGATCACGCTTGACGAACTCCATCATCTCCAGCGCAAAGAGGTGATCGATCTTGCCACGGCGGTTCAGCATCTTGTTCGCGAAAATCGCAACATTTCGCTGGTGATGGCCGGTATCCCAAGCTCAGTTGTCCCGCTTCTTGCGAATGAAGATGGGAACAACCCAATTACATTCCTACGACGTGCAAATCGTGTTGTCCTTGGCAATGTTAGCGATTCATATGTCCGGGTCGGGCTGGAGAAACCGGTGACTGACGCAGGCTACCGATGGGAGGGCCCCGCGCTCGACTCAGCAGTGAATGCATGCGCGGGCTATCCGTTCCTCATTCAGCTCGTTGGGCAGTATTCTTTCGCGAACGCCAGCGACGGCGTGGTGACGGCCTCGAGCGCAGAGAGCGGAATCGAAACAGCACGGCGTAAGATCGGACAGCTCGTTCACGAACCAGCGTTGGCCGATCTTTCCGATACTGATCGCACGTTCCTGATTGCGATGTCTCAAGATGATGGGCCTTCCGCAATACGCGATATCGCCGAACGCTTGCACGTTTCCCCACAGTACGCGAACACTTATCGCAAGCGTCTGATCGAAGCGGAGATGATCGAGAGCACGGAACGCGGATTCGTTGACTTCACGTTACCGTATATTCGCGAGTACTTGCGTGAGCATTATGCACAGCACGTCTTTTTCGACACTGACGGAGAATCAGACGCCTAA
- a CDS encoding SpaA isopeptide-forming pilin-related protein, protein MKTQMTAAIAATRDAMGSRAAKAAGVLFAVLALVLATLVSPVVFGGTSASALDRSQIGVIGTSDARDTANNYVQVGSYLQITPQTPRPPAGQQAFVFLTLKDINKKPDNLVRSYAQYDATNTAVPKDGKELQDFTVVNDPNTRNAVYGWTIPANTALQDGKYINAFLNLNNVYKFSGVRLDVFSAPTGSNIQDVWNAVNAPQETVKPIEPTFDSNTGRLTIHGVPGVQYVNAENSKLIGENGQQIPVGQDGVIQLKDGQTIKAIRAIAVDPYQLDPQAPSQFGPYTYNAPKPAEPKQDPSTQAPKQDPSSSADAPAEQPVQTVTPDPVQFNDNNDGTGSYTVPTKAGVEYLLKDQVLQQGNTYDVTNPGTVTITAQAAQGYALTKSPNSGSGDWSWTHEFKAPDAPAQPGGDAIDATPKSEGPLGVITEKCVYTPADGTKLSVVGATPGTAEAAVPPTMRQVYSLGKNGVVYQVTMGEKQELLPNLFPIFNFAKPDTTFEGLAMQFNADGQLEAYVLGSDNHVYRQVFGSATTEDLGDQASRRRHFDPTSDYVLGAAMKDGKYYYATVDGLAASQRDKDHKLQQWATVISFYEFDPVTKQDKRLWTQTFDRKGTDDWWTLQFPTLDSIKQYPIAGDIDFDNKGNLLLSWGGGYDTSYKDVNLQGSGYQLAVLSGWNTNNPVENGAQPGYIPGGLSAVNGRDGIAMLDGRLFASFTQDGFAEEKDINYPAPGSGFTLQNATLPPSMAVSVDLAVPSGKIPAKPPVAPGGQGDAASAGTVDGTQSSAPAVTLGLGAAGKQEGYALAQNGNVYHVSEDNVPSPDQKPVFSFGAGKCAMPNYEGLAMRKNGEKSYLAFAVGGDKAILMFNPENNKVFQLGELPDLKGGHVIGGAIDPETNAYVIQTGRVENGKVIIDLYKVTPPASSDQPWNLSSLGSYAPKGVDPSAPMYGDIDFDAAGNVRIMVGNVTGFSRFYDVPKAALSWQQQATPLDFKGGFSSDPLGNGQNGLILLNPADLNGSTMMLAGTRQPDAGKQVDFSANPDGWYAAMQPNWATLTIDQKHLAFGTPRPVDMARLPSEVAPVIAPDPVKPEAPKQWNPPVLPKATKVVTEPPSYGTTEQCQVKSNTYWISTGPRFDSSGQPMRYVELSTEPNADDTASSNNTATVSNLALSNIRRGESNLPDSAFTEDIAVDPTNTYMYGLANGKSDTDNVWIRAFKIVRDSSGKATSLEWLQDFNTGVSQSKFNAYQPYYQGGSVNSLSYRFAGQNNDVPTLIWGGQFNQSAYEARIDPTSHKIVSNGSTEIKVPLFGYSRLNGEPVQNIVPGNGPEKNDGTQGIGRPAGWGGDFVTAADGKIYGATQQSFIYQFTKNADGSLKAQNIIGRVIPPSMFGGNDGGTRTVPLTGISNDPFASRKASADALTPFGLAFVNHHFVAIYGYRADGRVAVDSGVYELTGLTGQEAYDKFKNTGFVPDPVYFNLDKRTGKVTAKPGYEGFLFYVPREIVGHSQTVGGPTDMNTYGMTSAGESGVECPPVKVEKKFDSVSDADNNGVYTAKYTITVTNEGKAQTTYSLNDTPQFDESVRVVTSADASVDYTWEKDFGTFVGPLDPRGGDPKYAVRTAYSYKNSTNPETTTLIATGSRTSLPHAAHSGQRSRVAGPFPVFQNRRDNGFEKKIDAGQIDTFTVTVPFKFVKGKSWSVDYEKCSGHNTPQKGLFNTATLKSGSKEQFAWACGDRTEKHGLELVLTKVNGDDKNEILDGSEFTLYQGDPAKGGKELAKLNGDQKSVLRYRFDTTKSEIQTGAYYLVESKAPSGKSLLHAPIVFTVAKNSAGDYTVTPKGENSNNSFITWNTEVDNLTVARVAIANFHTGDLPKSGGAGVAGYAVAGLLVLAGGVWAARRETKVA, encoded by the coding sequence ATGAAAACGCAGATGACCGCCGCGATTGCGGCCACGCGTGACGCGATGGGATCGCGGGCGGCAAAAGCCGCCGGCGTGCTATTCGCCGTGCTCGCCCTCGTTCTCGCAACGCTCGTTTCCCCGGTCGTGTTTGGTGGGACGAGCGCGTCAGCACTCGATCGTAGCCAAATCGGCGTGATCGGAACCTCCGATGCGCGTGACACGGCAAACAACTATGTTCAGGTGGGTTCCTACCTTCAAATCACTCCGCAGACTCCCCGCCCGCCGGCAGGCCAACAGGCGTTCGTGTTCCTGACCCTGAAAGACATCAACAAGAAGCCCGACAACCTGGTTAGGTCGTACGCTCAATATGATGCCACCAACACCGCAGTCCCGAAGGATGGCAAAGAACTCCAAGACTTCACCGTTGTCAACGATCCGAACACGAGGAACGCCGTTTACGGCTGGACTATCCCAGCGAACACCGCCCTGCAGGATGGTAAGTACATTAACGCCTTCCTGAACTTGAACAACGTCTACAAGTTCAGTGGCGTACGCCTTGACGTGTTCTCAGCGCCGACTGGTTCGAATATCCAGGATGTGTGGAACGCGGTCAATGCTCCGCAGGAAACCGTCAAGCCAATCGAACCAACTTTTGATTCCAACACCGGCCGTCTGACCATTCATGGCGTGCCCGGCGTCCAGTACGTCAATGCTGAAAACTCAAAGCTTATTGGCGAAAACGGACAACAGATCCCTGTTGGACAAGACGGTGTCATTCAGCTCAAGGATGGCCAGACTATCAAGGCTATTCGTGCGATTGCTGTTGATCCATATCAACTCGATCCGCAGGCCCCCAGCCAGTTCGGACCATACACCTACAACGCGCCGAAGCCGGCCGAGCCGAAGCAGGATCCGTCAACTCAGGCGCCCAAGCAGGATCCGTCGTCGTCGGCTGATGCGCCGGCTGAACAACCTGTGCAGACTGTCACACCTGATCCTGTGCAATTTAACGACAACAATGACGGCACAGGCTCCTACACTGTGCCAACCAAGGCCGGTGTCGAATACCTCCTTAAAGACCAGGTTCTGCAGCAGGGGAACACCTATGACGTGACCAACCCTGGAACTGTGACTATCACAGCACAGGCGGCACAAGGATACGCCCTGACGAAGAGCCCGAATTCCGGCTCCGGAGATTGGAGCTGGACCCACGAATTCAAGGCGCCTGACGCTCCGGCACAGCCGGGCGGAGACGCGATCGACGCGACCCCGAAGTCGGAAGGCCCCCTCGGCGTCATTACCGAAAAGTGCGTCTACACGCCTGCCGACGGGACTAAGCTCTCCGTCGTCGGCGCAACTCCCGGAACCGCCGAGGCTGCCGTGCCGCCAACAATGCGACAGGTGTACTCGCTTGGCAAGAACGGAGTTGTTTATCAGGTGACGATGGGGGAGAAGCAGGAACTCCTGCCCAATCTTTTCCCGATCTTCAACTTTGCTAAGCCTGACACGACGTTCGAAGGCCTCGCAATGCAGTTCAACGCCGATGGCCAGCTCGAAGCCTACGTTCTCGGCTCGGACAACCACGTCTACCGCCAGGTTTTCGGCTCGGCGACAACCGAAGATCTCGGCGATCAAGCGTCACGCAGACGCCACTTCGATCCCACCAGTGACTACGTGCTTGGCGCGGCGATGAAGGACGGAAAGTACTACTACGCCACCGTCGATGGCCTGGCTGCAAGCCAGCGAGACAAAGACCACAAGCTCCAGCAATGGGCCACTGTTATCTCGTTCTACGAGTTCGACCCGGTGACCAAGCAGGACAAGCGCCTGTGGACTCAAACATTTGATCGCAAGGGCACGGACGACTGGTGGACACTCCAGTTCCCGACCCTTGACTCCATCAAGCAATACCCGATCGCCGGTGACATTGACTTTGACAACAAGGGCAACCTCCTCCTGTCATGGGGTGGTGGGTACGACACCAGCTACAAGGACGTGAACCTGCAAGGCTCGGGCTACCAGCTCGCGGTCCTCTCCGGCTGGAACACCAACAACCCCGTCGAGAATGGTGCACAGCCGGGATACATTCCTGGCGGCCTCTCCGCAGTTAACGGTCGTGACGGCATCGCCATGCTCGACGGACGTCTCTTTGCCAGCTTCACGCAAGACGGCTTCGCCGAAGAAAAGGACATCAACTACCCTGCCCCTGGTAGCGGATTCACACTGCAGAACGCGACGCTCCCGCCGTCGATGGCAGTCTCCGTCGACCTCGCGGTTCCCTCCGGAAAAATCCCGGCGAAGCCGCCAGTCGCACCAGGCGGACAAGGCGATGCTGCTTCCGCAGGCACAGTGGATGGAACCCAGTCCTCAGCGCCGGCAGTAACCCTCGGCCTTGGCGCTGCAGGAAAGCAGGAAGGCTACGCGCTCGCCCAAAACGGCAACGTTTACCACGTCTCAGAAGACAACGTGCCCAGCCCCGACCAGAAGCCCGTCTTCTCCTTTGGTGCCGGAAAGTGTGCGATGCCGAACTACGAAGGTCTCGCTATGCGCAAGAACGGTGAGAAGTCCTATCTTGCCTTCGCCGTTGGTGGCGACAAGGCGATCCTCATGTTCAACCCGGAGAACAACAAGGTCTTCCAGCTCGGTGAGCTACCGGATCTCAAGGGTGGACATGTGATCGGCGGCGCAATCGATCCTGAGACGAACGCGTACGTCATTCAGACGGGCCGCGTCGAGAACGGAAAGGTCATCATCGACCTCTACAAGGTGACCCCTCCGGCGTCGTCGGACCAGCCGTGGAACCTGAGCTCGCTCGGCTCCTACGCCCCGAAGGGCGTGGACCCGTCCGCGCCGATGTACGGCGACATCGACTTCGATGCCGCAGGTAATGTCCGCATCATGGTCGGCAACGTCACTGGCTTCTCCCGGTTCTACGACGTCCCCAAGGCGGCGCTGAGCTGGCAGCAGCAGGCGACACCACTGGACTTCAAGGGCGGCTTCTCGTCCGATCCGCTCGGCAACGGGCAGAACGGCCTGATCCTCCTCAACCCGGCTGATCTCAACGGCTCTACCATGATGCTCGCTGGCACCCGCCAGCCCGACGCCGGTAAGCAGGTTGATTTCTCGGCCAATCCTGACGGCTGGTACGCCGCGATGCAGCCTAACTGGGCAACGCTCACCATCGACCAGAAGCACCTCGCTTTCGGTACTCCGCGGCCTGTCGACATGGCACGTCTTCCTTCCGAAGTGGCGCCAGTGATCGCACCGGATCCGGTCAAGCCCGAGGCACCCAAGCAGTGGAACCCCCCGGTGCTTCCGAAAGCAACCAAGGTTGTTACTGAGCCGCCGAGCTACGGAACCACTGAGCAGTGCCAGGTAAAGTCCAACACCTATTGGATTTCGACCGGTCCGCGTTTCGACTCCTCCGGACAGCCCATGCGTTACGTTGAGCTCTCGACCGAGCCGAATGCAGATGACACTGCCTCATCGAATAACACTGCAACAGTGTCCAACCTTGCTCTGTCCAACATCCGCCGTGGAGAGTCCAACTTGCCGGATTCGGCGTTCACGGAAGATATTGCTGTTGACCCGACCAACACCTACATGTACGGCCTGGCCAACGGAAAGAGCGACACCGATAACGTCTGGATTCGTGCATTCAAGATTGTCCGTGATTCTTCAGGGAAAGCAACGAGCCTGGAGTGGCTCCAAGATTTCAATACTGGGGTCTCGCAGTCGAAGTTCAACGCGTACCAGCCGTACTACCAGGGTGGTTCCGTTAACTCTCTGAGCTATCGCTTCGCTGGCCAGAACAATGATGTCCCGACTCTCATTTGGGGTGGACAGTTCAACCAGTCGGCATACGAGGCCAGGATTGATCCGACGAGCCATAAGATCGTTTCTAACGGTTCCACCGAAATCAAGGTGCCGTTGTTTGGATACTCGCGCCTCAATGGCGAGCCTGTTCAGAACATTGTTCCTGGAAACGGGCCGGAGAAGAACGACGGCACTCAAGGCATTGGACGCCCCGCAGGCTGGGGCGGCGACTTCGTCACTGCTGCAGATGGAAAGATTTACGGGGCAACCCAGCAATCGTTCATCTACCAGTTCACTAAGAATGCCGACGGCTCACTGAAGGCTCAAAACATCATTGGTCGAGTGATTCCGCCATCGATGTTCGGTGGAAACGATGGTGGAACCCGAACTGTCCCGCTGACCGGAATCTCAAATGACCCATTCGCGAGCCGCAAGGCCTCGGCAGACGCACTGACCCCGTTCGGTCTGGCGTTCGTCAACCACCATTTCGTGGCGATCTACGGATACCGTGCTGATGGTCGTGTGGCCGTCGATTCAGGAGTATACGAACTCACCGGTCTGACGGGGCAGGAGGCCTACGACAAGTTCAAGAACACTGGTTTCGTTCCAGACCCGGTTTACTTCAACCTCGACAAGCGCACCGGCAAGGTGACCGCTAAGCCAGGTTATGAAGGATTCCTGTTCTACGTCCCTCGTGAGATTGTTGGCCACTCGCAGACCGTTGGTGGTCCGACCGATATGAACACCTACGGCATGACCTCAGCTGGCGAGTCCGGCGTGGAGTGTCCGCCGGTGAAGGTGGAGAAGAAGTTCGATTCAGTCTCGGACGCGGATAACAACGGTGTCTACACTGCAAAGTACACGATCACCGTGACCAATGAAGGGAAGGCGCAGACCACATACTCCTTGAACGACACTCCGCAATTCGATGAGTCAGTTCGCGTAGTGACGAGTGCGGACGCCTCGGTGGATTACACCTGGGAGAAGGACTTTGGCACCTTCGTTGGTCCCCTTGATCCGCGTGGTGGTGACCCGAAGTACGCTGTACGAACTGCATACTCGTACAAGAATTCCACGAATCCGGAGACAACCACGTTGATCGCTACTGGATCACGAACGTCGCTGCCACATGCGGCCCATTCAGGGCAGCGAAGCCGTGTAGCGGGGCCGTTCCCGGTATTCCAGAACCGACGCGACAACGGTTTTGAAAAGAAGATCGATGCAGGCCAGATCGATACCTTCACGGTCACTGTTCCGTTCAAGTTCGTCAAAGGCAAGTCATGGAGCGTGGACTACGAGAAGTGCTCCGGCCACAACACCCCGCAAAAGGGACTGTTCAACACGGCAACCCTGAAGTCGGGTAGCAAAGAGCAATTCGCTTGGGCATGTGGTGACCGCACCGAAAAGCACGGCCTCGAGCTCGTGCTCACTAAGGTGAACGGCGACGACAAGAATGAGATCCTCGACGGTTCCGAGTTCACGCTCTACCAGGGCGACCCTGCGAAGGGCGGCAAGGAACTGGCTAAGCTGAACGGCGACCAGAAGTCGGTGCTGCGCTACAGGTTCGACACCACAAAGAGCGAGATTCAGACTGGAGCCTACTACCTCGTGGAGTCGAAGGCTCCGAGCGGAAAGTCTCTGCTCCATGCTCCGATCGTGTTCACCGTGGCGAAGAACTCTGCTGGTGACTACACAGTGACACCGAAGGGCGAGAACTCGAACAACTCGTTCATCACCTGGAACACCGAGGTTGATAACCTCACGGTCGCTCGCGTGGCAATCGCCAACTTCCACACCGGTGATCTGCCGAAGTCTGGTGGTGCGGGTGTTGCCGGTTACGCGGTCGCTGGTCTCCTGGTCCTGGCGGGCGGCGTTTGGGCTGCACGTCGCGAAACCAAGGTAGCGTGA
- a CDS encoding class C sortase, with the protein MSLTEISARKSEVKTEKPKKKSSMLVPALVILLGIAILLYPIVSTQWNNYQQQQAAAEYAKFVKKADTKALEKSLEEAHRYNAERTVGPILDPWTERLADDNEPYKEYLAQLNVTGVMARLVIPSIKADLPVFHGTRPDTLEKGIGHLFGTDLPVGGPSTHSVLTGHTGLQTATLFDNLDKMKKGDSIYIDVAGEKLRYVVSGTEVVLPDEAENLYKVEGRDLLTLITCTPYGVNSHRLLVHAERAPMDDAGKAALEDGVGTTIQWWMWAFGGVALLAVLALVFFMMKSRRRNKDDQADVTSPNAAELPQAEAQPATDVVETGDDTSPTDVADSAPTSDN; encoded by the coding sequence ATGTCTCTCACAGAAATTTCCGCTCGCAAAAGCGAGGTGAAAACCGAAAAGCCCAAGAAGAAATCCTCCATGCTGGTCCCAGCACTGGTGATTCTTCTCGGTATCGCGATCCTCCTGTACCCGATCGTCTCCACGCAGTGGAACAACTATCAGCAGCAGCAGGCCGCGGCCGAGTACGCGAAATTCGTGAAGAAGGCAGACACCAAGGCCCTTGAAAAGTCCCTCGAAGAAGCCCACCGTTACAATGCTGAGCGCACGGTTGGCCCGATCCTCGATCCGTGGACGGAGCGTCTGGCTGACGATAACGAGCCCTACAAGGAGTACCTCGCTCAGCTGAACGTCACCGGCGTGATGGCTCGCCTCGTGATCCCGTCGATCAAAGCGGACCTGCCCGTGTTCCACGGAACCCGCCCGGACACGCTGGAGAAAGGCATCGGCCACCTGTTCGGCACCGACCTCCCCGTGGGTGGCCCCTCAACCCATTCGGTCCTCACCGGCCACACCGGCCTGCAAACCGCCACCTTGTTCGACAATCTCGACAAGATGAAAAAAGGCGATTCGATCTACATCGACGTGGCGGGGGAGAAGCTTCGTTACGTGGTGTCTGGCACGGAAGTGGTGTTGCCTGATGAGGCAGAAAACCTCTACAAGGTGGAAGGTCGCGACCTTCTCACCCTGATCACCTGTACTCCGTATGGTGTGAACTCGCACCGTCTGCTTGTGCATGCTGAGCGTGCCCCAATGGATGACGCCGGCAAGGCTGCCCTCGAAGATGGCGTCGGCACCACGATCCAGTGGTGGATGTGGGCATTCGGGGGAGTAGCGCTCCTCGCGGTCCTCGCGCTGGTGTTCTTCATGATGAAGTCACGCCGCCGCAACAAGGACGATCAAGCCGACGTTACCAGCCCGAACGCGGCCGAACTTCCGCAGGCTGAAGCGCAACCCGCCACCGACGTCGTCGAAACCGGCGACGATACTTCACCGACCGACGTCGCGGACTCTGCGCCCACCAGCGACAACTGA
- a CDS encoding SpaH/EbpB family LPXTG-anchored major pilin, with translation MKNSIRKSAIATLAAGTLLFSGVAASTAAFAQDQVPASVVDANLNGGKGTIHLVKYDDSKGTKDPTGTKDQFADGQTPNPIKGIEFTLTPITAAPGIPSVADAVKSNDKIKELGALQASAAEAALKGGAGWTFGNPIVQKTGENGEINFADLPLGVYLLQETNSKAADGKTYKGAAASLVYLPTTNPKDQSSWIKSEKGDQYAVWVYPKNSLENNVKAVEDTNKEVGETVTYTISATVPTSKKLKTPFEGREYDLNEFGFWDNLDEKLQLLDAKSVKVSVGTDAQKTQLEPADFASTIYKGDGKGVKEDGKDVKATGQELVVALTNSGLDKVAKAKIADSTVKVYLEFSPKVMASGLAPNQAIVVKNNGEGKGTTIPEPTNPPENPDKGEKTNTVVTGWGKIEITKTDGDKKKLKGAEFEVYGITKGGKKEKISINGQDKWTTPDSGVVTIDGLHANNLEDFTKTGESISNDQYKSYELLETKAPVVDGVQYELNRTPIPFTIEVKELTKVTTEETWTLDAQGNVVSKDSAVKTTVESVSTPASDKTLSLFKATEVVNIPVKPKLPLTGGAGIAAFGILGLAVIGGGLYAAKRNEKKNA, from the coding sequence ATGAAGAACTCAATTCGCAAGTCTGCGATTGCCACCCTCGCGGCTGGCACGTTGCTTTTCTCGGGTGTTGCTGCGTCCACCGCTGCCTTCGCGCAGGATCAGGTTCCAGCTTCCGTGGTTGACGCCAACCTGAACGGCGGCAAGGGCACGATCCACCTCGTCAAGTACGACGATTCGAAGGGTACGAAGGATCCGACGGGCACCAAGGATCAGTTCGCTGACGGCCAGACCCCGAACCCGATTAAGGGTATCGAGTTCACCTTGACCCCGATCACTGCAGCTCCCGGTATCCCGTCGGTTGCGGACGCGGTGAAGTCGAACGACAAGATCAAGGAGCTCGGCGCTCTCCAGGCGTCCGCTGCTGAGGCTGCTCTGAAGGGCGGCGCTGGCTGGACCTTCGGCAATCCGATCGTTCAGAAGACTGGCGAGAATGGTGAAATCAATTTCGCGGATCTTCCGCTCGGTGTCTACCTCCTCCAGGAGACCAACTCGAAGGCCGCCGATGGCAAGACCTACAAGGGCGCTGCCGCATCGCTCGTTTACCTGCCGACCACCAACCCGAAGGATCAGTCCTCGTGGATTAAGTCGGAGAAGGGTGATCAGTATGCTGTGTGGGTTTACCCGAAGAACTCCCTCGAGAACAATGTGAAGGCTGTTGAGGACACGAACAAGGAAGTTGGCGAGACTGTTACCTACACGATCTCGGCTACCGTTCCGACCTCGAAGAAGCTCAAGACCCCGTTTGAGGGCCGTGAGTACGATCTCAACGAGTTCGGTTTCTGGGATAACCTCGACGAGAAGCTCCAGCTCCTCGATGCTAAGTCGGTGAAGGTGTCGGTTGGCACCGATGCTCAGAAGACGCAGCTGGAACCCGCGGACTTTGCGTCGACCATCTACAAGGGTGACGGCAAGGGCGTGAAGGAAGACGGCAAGGATGTGAAAGCAACGGGCCAGGAGCTCGTTGTTGCGCTGACCAACTCGGGTCTCGATAAGGTTGCGAAGGCGAAGATCGCCGACTCGACCGTGAAGGTTTACCTTGAGTTCTCGCCGAAGGTGATGGCTTCCGGTCTCGCACCGAACCAGGCGATCGTTGTGAAGAACAACGGTGAGGGTAAGGGCACGACCATCCCTGAGCCGACGAACCCGCCGGAGAACCCGGACAAGGGTGAGAAGACCAACACGGTTGTCACCGGTTGGGGCAAGATCGAGATCACCAAGACCGACGGCGACAAGAAGAAGCTCAAGGGCGCCGAGTTCGAGGTGTACGGCATCACCAAGGGTGGCAAGAAGGAAAAGATCTCGATCAATGGCCAGGACAAGTGGACCACCCCGGACAGCGGCGTTGTGACGATCGACGGCCTGCACGCCAACAACCTCGAGGATTTTACCAAGACTGGCGAGTCGATCTCGAATGACCAGTACAAGTCGTACGAGCTTCTCGAGACGAAGGCTCCGGTGGTCGATGGTGTTCAGTACGAGCTGAATCGCACCCCGATTCCGTTCACCATCGAGGTCAAGGAACTGACCAAGGTCACCACTGAGGAAACCTGGACACTCGACGCTCAGGGCAACGTGGTCTCCAAGGATTCCGCTGTGAAGACCACCGTTGAGTCGGTCTCCACCCCGGCGTCGGACAAGACCCTCTCGCTGTTCAAGGCAACCGAAGTTGTCAACATCCCGGTTAAGCCGAAGCTTCCGCTCACCGGTGGTGCTGGTATTGCCGCGTTCGGCATCCTCGGCCTCGCCGTGATCGGTGGCGGCCTCTACGCTGCAAAGCGCAACGAGAAGAAGAACGCCTGA